The [Bacillus] selenitireducens MLS10 genome includes a region encoding these proteins:
- a CDS encoding restriction endonuclease subunit S — translation MTNKLVPEIRFDSFKDKWLTRNLNEIMKFSNGINAPKEAYGQGRKMISVLDILSEEYLTYDNVRNSVSVSEILEQKNKVEFGDLVFVRSSEVLNEVGLSKAYLDNEYALYSGFSIRGKKISEYDPIFVERSLNGISRRQIERKSGGSTRYNVSQEILNSLFINMPTVQEQQKIGEFFKNLDDRIALQQQHITLLKESKQGFLQKMFPKDGERVPEVRFDGFSGEWEVLEIKNIAAETYGGGTPKTSISDYWNGNIPWIQSSDLKTDVLNLVSPTKFISDAGINNSATKLVPENSIAIVTRVGVGKLALVPYPYATSQDFLSLSSLKIDLKFALYSLYLIIKKEVNNLQGTSIKGITKPELLKKKIIIPSNLKEQQKIGEFFKNLDDSIAAHEKELELLQETKKGFLQKMFV, via the coding sequence ATGGTTAACAAGAAATTTGAATGAAATAATGAAATTTTCAAATGGCATTAACGCTCCGAAAGAAGCATACGGTCAAGGTAGAAAAATGATTAGTGTACTCGATATTTTATCTGAAGAGTACCTAACTTACGATAATGTTAGGAATTCAGTTAGTGTTTCTGAAATTTTAGAACAAAAGAATAAAGTAGAATTCGGAGATTTAGTTTTTGTAAGATCATCAGAAGTATTAAATGAAGTTGGCTTGTCAAAGGCATATTTGGATAATGAATATGCCTTATATAGCGGGTTCTCAATTAGAGGAAAAAAAATTTCTGAATATGATCCTATATTTGTTGAAAGATCTTTGAATGGAATTAGCAGAAGACAAATTGAACGTAAATCAGGTGGGAGTACAAGATATAATGTTAGCCAGGAAATTCTAAACTCTCTTTTTATTAACATGCCTACCGTACAAGAACAACAAAAAATCGGCGAATTCTTCAAGAACCTCGACGACCGCATAGCCCTTCAGCAACAACACATCACATTATTAAAAGAAAGCAAACAAGGCTTTTTGCAGAAGATGTTTCCGAAGGATGGCGAACGTGTGCCGGAGGTTCGGTTTGATGGGTTTAGTGGGGAGTGGGAAGTTTTAGAAATAAAAAATATTGCCGCAGAAACTTATGGTGGAGGCACTCCAAAAACTTCAATAAGTGATTACTGGAATGGGAATATTCCTTGGATACAAAGCAGTGATCTTAAAACAGATGTTTTGAATTTAGTTTCACCCACAAAGTTTATAAGCGATGCAGGTATTAATAATTCAGCAACTAAACTTGTACCTGAAAATTCAATCGCTATTGTTACTAGAGTAGGGGTCGGGAAATTAGCATTGGTTCCATATCCTTATGCTACTAGTCAAGATTTTTTATCTTTATCATCGTTAAAGATAGATTTGAAATTTGCATTATATTCACTTTACTTAATCATTAAAAAAGAAGTTAATAACTTACAAGGTACATCTATTAAAGGAATAACTAAACCGGAGTTATTAAAGAAAAAAATAATAATACCTTCAAATTTAAAAGAACAACAAAAAATCGGTGAATTCTTCAAGAATCTCGATGATTCTATTGCCGCTCACGAAAAAGAACTCGAACTGTTACAGGAAACGAAAAAAGGATTCCTGCAAAAAATGTTTGTCTAG
- a CDS encoding type I restriction endonuclease subunit R has product MQSLSHRSEAEIENHLIQVLGEGHNQWTFRDDLKSEADLWQNLRQKITQNNLSELGDTPLTDKEFDAIKTELLFRTQTPFDAAKWLKGENGIARITIEREDSHQGFVSLVLYSNQDIGGGISSYEVVNQIAKQSATDGGRDRRFDVTLLINGLPIVQIELKKVTAKDGVYQAFNQIKKYAEEGMFRNNIFATLQLFVVSNEQTTRYFANAMPRNLHRKFMFSWRTKDNKKVENLYEFCKQALNIPDAHRLIANYTIVSEDQDNKTLMVLHPYQIHAIEALFTAVNKHQSGYVWHATGSGKTLTSFVSTKLLAKKSGIDRTIMLVDRKDLDSQTTSEFTKFASEFNTGISSGNTPANSLIVGTGSAQELSKTLLADANSNVVIITTRQKLDSALKHAKKQEEQKGSNRYEKLMGQHIVFIVDECHRALSAENMEETKKFFPNSTWFGFTGTPIFEENKKQAKGQLARTTFDQYGDKLHSYTIKNALEDGSVLGFQVEHETTIKPISLDEMIYTKLRNSEAYTHMPDEAINIEINKMTGMQKEAYIDKETYEKDEHIDTVIKKIFSPNNAYIKFDFKNGKPTKSAILTTSSIDMAKRYYKAIKAMTSEENWMEEVFQDRPLRKGQTMDDPDFPRIAITYSLDENNENAIDQQEEMQEIIDDYNRYYKTAWSLQDIERYNGDINNRLARKRAEFQQPGRQVDLVIVVDRLLTGFDAPTIQTLFVDRNLEYAGLIQAFSRTNRTYPDKTKGLIVTFRKPHKMEDNVAKATKLYSEVKEESGLIYPSYDSAKKRFKKAHKELEAIIEEEGQIDEQAPIDTRVDYVKAFQELNNAYEALVTYDSYNNDIDTSKALQAQVNVLKEEMGVYETVKGSLIEDEPIIDPINPPDFSDLTFYSDASAKLYDIDSSYIDQLLGTYQANNPDVRDEIEEALKKLNKAETVKDVYRSILNAIDDKEVDEAEDIFAVKRRFFTEKKEQIVEGFSNYWHVSSNELHASAIQYMIGMDAIPNMKSIIESKDYDAFKVEHPDVKPFKYPQMMKREWQQVLDEQIVPLDDELR; this is encoded by the coding sequence GTGCAGAGCCTGTCTCATCGTTCAGAAGCTGAAATCGAGAACCATCTCATTCAAGTATTGGGGGAAGGGCATAACCAGTGGACGTTTCGTGATGATTTGAAGTCCGAAGCGGACCTTTGGCAAAACCTTCGTCAAAAAATCACCCAGAATAACCTGTCTGAACTCGGTGACACACCACTGACGGATAAGGAATTTGATGCGATTAAAACGGAGCTTTTGTTCCGGACACAGACGCCGTTTGATGCGGCAAAGTGGTTAAAAGGCGAGAACGGGATCGCCCGGATCACCATTGAACGGGAAGACAGCCATCAGGGGTTTGTGTCCCTTGTGCTGTATTCCAATCAGGATATCGGTGGCGGGATCTCAAGCTATGAGGTTGTGAACCAGATTGCCAAACAGTCTGCTACAGACGGCGGGCGGGATCGCCGTTTTGATGTAACGCTATTGATCAACGGTCTTCCCATCGTGCAAATTGAACTGAAAAAGGTCACCGCCAAGGACGGCGTGTATCAAGCCTTTAACCAGATCAAAAAGTACGCGGAAGAAGGGATGTTCCGAAACAATATCTTTGCCACCCTGCAGCTGTTCGTTGTCTCCAATGAACAGACGACGCGGTACTTTGCCAACGCGATGCCGAGAAACCTGCATCGGAAGTTCATGTTCAGTTGGCGCACGAAGGATAATAAGAAAGTCGAGAACCTCTATGAATTCTGTAAACAGGCCCTGAATATTCCCGATGCCCACCGGCTGATTGCCAACTACACCATCGTCAGTGAGGATCAGGATAACAAAACCCTGATGGTGCTTCATCCGTATCAGATCCACGCCATCGAAGCGCTCTTTACCGCAGTCAATAAACATCAGTCGGGCTACGTGTGGCATGCGACAGGCTCCGGGAAAACGCTCACGAGCTTTGTGTCGACGAAGCTGCTTGCGAAGAAGTCCGGTATTGACCGCACGATCATGCTCGTGGACCGTAAAGATTTGGACAGTCAGACAACGAGTGAATTTACGAAGTTCGCCTCCGAGTTCAATACAGGGATCTCGTCAGGAAACACTCCGGCAAATAGCTTAATCGTCGGGACCGGAAGTGCTCAGGAACTGAGTAAGACGCTGTTGGCGGATGCGAACTCGAACGTCGTCATCATTACGACGCGTCAAAAGCTCGATTCGGCGTTAAAACATGCGAAGAAACAGGAAGAACAAAAGGGGTCAAACCGGTATGAAAAGCTGATGGGCCAGCATATCGTCTTCATCGTCGACGAATGCCACCGGGCGTTGAGTGCAGAGAACATGGAAGAGACGAAGAAGTTCTTCCCTAACTCCACGTGGTTTGGGTTTACCGGGACACCGATCTTTGAAGAGAATAAGAAACAGGCCAAAGGACAACTGGCACGAACGACCTTTGATCAGTATGGGGATAAGCTCCACTCGTATACGATCAAAAATGCGTTGGAGGACGGCTCGGTCCTCGGCTTTCAGGTGGAACATGAAACGACGATCAAGCCCATCTCTCTAGATGAGATGATTTACACGAAACTCCGAAACAGTGAGGCTTATACGCATATGCCAGATGAAGCCATCAATATAGAGATCAATAAGATGACGGGCATGCAAAAAGAGGCCTATATCGATAAGGAAACGTACGAGAAGGATGAACATATTGATACAGTAATCAAAAAGATCTTCAGTCCGAATAATGCCTATATCAAGTTTGATTTCAAGAACGGGAAGCCGACGAAATCCGCCATCCTGACAACGAGCTCCATCGATATGGCCAAGCGCTATTACAAAGCCATTAAAGCAATGACCAGCGAGGAAAACTGGATGGAAGAGGTCTTTCAAGACCGGCCGCTCCGAAAAGGCCAGACGATGGACGACCCGGACTTCCCGCGGATTGCGATTACGTATTCATTGGATGAAAACAACGAGAACGCCATCGATCAGCAAGAGGAGATGCAGGAGATCATTGACGACTATAACCGTTACTACAAAACCGCCTGGTCCCTGCAGGACATTGAACGGTATAACGGGGACATCAACAACCGACTGGCACGAAAGCGTGCAGAGTTCCAACAGCCGGGCCGTCAGGTGGATCTGGTCATCGTAGTCGATCGCTTATTGACGGGCTTTGATGCCCCGACGATTCAGACGCTGTTCGTGGATCGGAACCTCGAATATGCCGGACTGATTCAGGCGTTCTCCAGAACGAACCGGACGTATCCCGATAAGACAAAGGGGCTCATCGTCACGTTCCGTAAACCGCACAAGATGGAAGACAATGTGGCGAAGGCAACGAAGCTGTATTCAGAAGTGAAGGAAGAGTCCGGTCTCATTTATCCAAGCTATGATTCGGCGAAGAAACGCTTCAAAAAGGCACATAAAGAGCTGGAGGCGATCATCGAAGAAGAAGGGCAGATCGATGAACAGGCACCGATCGATACCCGTGTGGACTATGTGAAAGCTTTCCAGGAGCTCAATAACGCCTATGAAGCACTGGTGACCTATGACAGCTACAACAATGATATAGATACGTCCAAAGCCTTGCAGGCACAGGTGAATGTATTGAAAGAGGAAATGGGTGTGTATGAAACGGTGAAGGGGTCCCTGATTGAGGATGAACCGATCATAGATCCGATCAATCCACCGGATTTCTCTGATTTGACCTTCTACAGTGACGCATCAGCAAAGCTCTATGACATTGACTCCAGCTACATCGATCAGCTGCTTGGTACGTACCAGGCAAATAACCCGGATGTCCGCGACGAGATCGAAGAAGCCCTTAAGAAATTGAACAAGGCTGAAACTGTGAAGGACGTCTACCGTTCGATCTTAAACGCCATCGATGACAAAGAAGTGGATGAAGCAGAAGATATCTTTGCCGTGAAGCGCCGCTTCTTTACCGAGAAGAAAGAACAGATTGTCGAAGGATTCAGCAATTACTGGCACGTATCCAGTAACGAGCTACATGCATCCGCCATTCAATACATGATCGGCATGGACGCTATTCCCAACATGAAGAGCATCATTGAAAGCAAGGACTATGACGCCTTCAAAGTGGAACATCCGGACGTGAAACCGTTCAAATACCCACAGATGATGAAGCGGGAGTGGCAGCAGGTCCTTGATGAGCAGATTGTACCGCTGGATGATGAGTTGAGGTAA
- a CDS encoding helix-turn-helix domain-containing protein, translated as MYSDQEKEILVDVENVVSRYFNLSDLVINNLPHQIENDDLYTLEEVAEILSMSIVTIRQYVRQGKLKAIKQWKNWMVPSNAIAKMIYERKNGKKLRENETMLVIVAGDLYEEDSSIRDYQIITAGDLLANINANSSVAIDDYIYTVMPNQKEHLIYIEATSNINNFFRRTGDIVFSDLSKVEAPLESFLPEEKKALSHIISNRDHLIVENPNEALLTIKELFGEPEDVYTVLKIYKALLEVAGEEFKGQKKGDV; from the coding sequence ATGTATAGTGATCAGGAAAAAGAAATATTAGTTGATGTTGAAAACGTTGTAAGTAGATATTTTAATTTATCGGACTTAGTTATTAACAACTTGCCTCATCAAATTGAAAATGACGATTTATACACATTAGAAGAAGTGGCCGAAATACTTTCTATGTCAATTGTTACGATTCGCCAATATGTGAGACAAGGAAAGTTAAAGGCTATTAAACAATGGAAAAATTGGATGGTTCCATCGAATGCTATTGCAAAAATGATTTACGAAAGAAAAAACGGTAAGAAACTGAGAGAAAATGAAACGATGCTGGTCATAGTTGCGGGAGATCTCTACGAAGAAGATAGTTCGATCAGAGACTATCAAATAATTACAGCAGGAGATCTTTTAGCAAATATAAATGCAAATTCTTCGGTTGCCATTGATGACTACATTTATACGGTGATGCCAAATCAAAAAGAGCATCTCATTTATATTGAAGCGACTAGCAATATTAATAATTTTTTCAGAAGGACAGGCGATATTGTATTCAGTGATTTGAGTAAAGTGGAAGCACCTCTTGAAAGCTTCTTGCCGGAAGAAAAAAAAGCATTGAGTCATATCATCAGCAATAGAGATCATTTAATAGTCGAAAATCCAAATGAGGCTTTATTGACGATTAAGGAATTGTTCGGTGAACCAGAAGATGTTTATACAGTATTAAAGATATATAAAGCTTTGTTGGAAGTAGCAGGAGAAGAATTCAAAGGACAAAAGAAAGGAGATGTCTGA
- a CDS encoding IS3 family transposase (programmed frameshift) produces MTTRKRRSFTKEFKEQIVQLHQAGKPRSELIKEYELTPSAFDKWVRQYQGSGSFKEKDNRTSVEEELLQLKKENKQLTMENDIFKASRADHRTKVNVIKANRYKYSVSAMCDVLQIARSSFYYESKRQNESEQEELTELIVSIFMKSRKIYGQRKIKAELKRAGWTVSRRRIKRIMAEQGLVSKYTVAQFKPSKSSCNESETGNTLDRKFDQDDELSVVVSDLTYVRVNKAWHYICVLVDLYNREIIGFSAGPHKTAELVQTAFASVPYNLNRIEIFHTDRGTEFKNHLIDQALDTFGITRSLSDKGTPYDNAVAEATFKTIKIEFVRGAVFSSQQELDLELFDYVNWFNNIRIHGSLDYLSPAEYKSTGP; encoded by the exons ATGACAACTCGCAAACGGAGAAGTTTCACAAAGGAATTCAAAGAACAGATCGTGCAACTGCATCAAGCTGGCAAGCCCCGATCCGAACTCATCAAAGAATACGAGCTGACGCCTTCTGCCTTTGATAAATGGGTTAGGCAATACCAGGGTAGTGGATCTTTCAAGGAAAAGGATAACCGTACGTCTGTTGAAGAAGAGCTGTTACAGCTCAAGAAAGAAAATAAACAGCTGACCATGGAAAATGATATTT TTAAAGCAAGCCGCGCTGATCATAGGACGAAAGTAAATGTAATCAAGGCTAATCGTTACAAATACTCGGTATCAGCAATGTGCGACGTCCTACAAATTGCAAGAAGCTCATTCTATTACGAATCCAAACGGCAAAATGAATCAGAGCAAGAAGAACTGACAGAATTGATCGTAAGCATTTTCATGAAGAGTCGTAAGATCTATGGTCAACGGAAGATCAAAGCTGAATTGAAAAGAGCTGGATGGACGGTGTCGAGACGCCGTATCAAGCGGATCATGGCTGAACAGGGTTTGGTATCAAAGTATACCGTAGCTCAATTTAAACCTTCAAAATCTAGCTGCAATGAATCCGAAACAGGCAACACACTGGACCGGAAGTTTGATCAGGACGACGAATTAAGCGTTGTTGTCAGCGATTTAACGTATGTCCGCGTGAACAAAGCATGGCATTATATTTGTGTATTAGTCGATTTATATAATCGTGAGATTATTGGGTTCAGCGCCGGGCCTCATAAAACCGCTGAATTAGTTCAAACTGCCTTTGCATCCGTCCCCTACAATCTAAATCGGATCGAGATCTTTCATACAGACAGAGGCACTGAGTTTAAAAATCACCTGATCGACCAGGCACTCGATACCTTCGGTATTACCAGATCATTGAGTGACAAAGGAACGCCCTATGACAATGCCGTAGCTGAAGCCACATTCAAGACCATCAAGATCGAATTCGTTCGTGGTGCGGTTTTTTCTAGCCAACAAGAACTTGATCTTGAACTTTTTGATTATGTGAACTGGTTCAACAATATTCGAATTCACGGATCATTGGATTATTTATCACCAGCTGAATACAAGTCAACGGGACCTTAA